In Euphorbia lathyris chromosome 10, ddEupLath1.1, whole genome shotgun sequence, the DNA window CGATTGCCCTTCGCCATATTTCCCTCCCACCCttcatacatatataaaaaaaaaaacatataagtaATATCCAATTACAGATTTTAATAAGTACAGATTCAAAGTCACAATCCTTAATCAGGGGAAAACCATCGATTCAATTGTTACACATTAAAGTTAATTGCCATAAATAACCATATAATTAGATCTGGTTGCATCAAATGTTCATGTAGGAATGAGAATATCTCTAGTCCAAAGATCAAATAGAAATTTAAACCCattatattttctaaaaaatttatatgttCATGTTGCTCTATATATTGGAATCacggcaaattattagaagcatctgGTTTTCCATGTTAAATAGAgaccttccatacatattttgacacgtgtaacatggaCCCACATATTATAAGAAgtcccactattttaattattatatgggATCAcactacacgtgtccaaatgtgaatcgGTGGTCCTTCAAGTGATATGGAAGGCCcaatgcttaatataagaactctaAAATCACCCTCATATATAGGCTAGCATATCAAATGTTGAGTCGCTCTctagtttttcttttcttctttttattaGCTTACCACCTTGTCAATACGGGTAAATATTTTATAGtttctatatttatatttaatatattatttaattctcgctattttttaaaatacattaTAAGTTTCCTAACGTTTTTCATTATTGACCGTTAAGTCCTTCTATctatttttaaaactaaaatatgttagtcaaatatatttaaaattgaaattaaaaccATAACCACCGTTTTAATTCAAATATATTACACTTCTTTACCTTTCTTTCTCCCCCTCTTCACGTTAAGCTAAAGTATAGAGTCAGGGACGGATTTAGGGGGTTTTGAAAGGGTTTGAGCATCCAATGGTAGTCGAAAAACAACataaatcctatggaaactatcatttttttaatgtaaaaacactaaaaaaaaaagtacgaATTTAGCACCCGTAAATCATGATCTCTCTCGTTGAATCCTGGATCCGTGTCAATGTATAAAACTAAAAAGTATTTTTTCTAGATTTGTTTTTTTGGAGATATTTTCTTTTCAATCTCTTGTTTTGGAGTTAAATCAAACTCTTAGATGGACTAcaaaaacacagaaaaaaactcaacaaactctctgtagcctaaaaaaaaaaaagaaaggaaaggattaCCAGCAGAGAGATCAAAGCCACGGAATTGAAGCTCTCTGTAATCTTGAGAAAGGGCACAAAGTCCACAGAAGTAATGAGCAGCACAATCTGAACAACTATTCCCCTTTAACTTGTATTCCTTCCTTAATTTAGACCTGAACATGCATGAATATAAGGATGCCACACCCCCCGGCACCAACATTGCAAGAAGTAAATAAATTGTCCCGGCAAAAGCGCAAGCTGCATTCATAACAATTAATTAGACGACTAATCATAATTTCCGTGGCCAGCAGTCCCACCCATAGAGGTGCAAACCATCTGCGAAAGTGAATAGCCACTGCTGTTGGCGGTGGATACACTTACAaaccaaaaaaaatcataataacGATAAGTAATCCTAATTAACGATTACAAGTTTTTCCTTGATCTGCTATTTCAGCAATCCGTCCCACACTAATACATGGACACCATAACGCCAAGCAGCCtgcaaaataataaattaatttgaatGCATcagattataataataataataataatattgttgAGTGGTGAATTAGTACAAGAATTGCAGTCGGAGCAGCAACTGCATAACCCTGAGGACCACTCATCAGACATGGTATGCTGGTATCTTTCAGATTCTGAATATTCAACACTTActacattatatatatactagAACCAAAATCCTCTCCATCACATGTATATTATCTTACCTCTTCTTTTTACTAATTTTGTATTCTATATAGTTTCAAACTAGTCTTTGGCCCCGGGATATCTTTATCATTTTACATaactataattttatttaatattttaatataattagaaaacaaaaataaaattttgaaacaAAAATATTACTACCATATAATATGCTGtaagaaaaattattttttgaaaTATGATTTATATAGAATAACTGAACCATACAAAATGTGCAATATGTACaatcaataatataattaaatttatttgtgttttcgtttttttttaagAGGTATATGAGGGTATATTAAAGTCCAAATCAATTCAACACCAagtatttctaaaaaaaatgctGATATTCATAACggaaaagcaaaaaaaataagaaaaattagtagaagaaaaaaatatcagAAAAAAATTTACAGTCAAATAAGGAACTTTATATTACaatcaaaaaaatttcaactTATCATTAATTTCATACAATATCAATCTATAAGGTACAAACTTTTAATATTAGGGAAATGCTAACAGTACGATTCCTAATCACTTATCGATGACTAATCATTTAAGTAAAAGAGTATCTGTTATAAACAATTTTAGATTAAAAATCACTTGATAAGATAATACGCTTCCAAGTTTTACACATCAATGCAGTCAAAGTTTAATCAAGTTatacaaaagataaaaaaaaaaaacgaataatCAATTGCATGACCGGGCAAAATATGATTAAAACACAAATAAACCAGTCATATCTGAACATAAACAAAAATACACTTAGTTAATGGCCCAATCAAGAAACCAATAGCAATGAACTATACATTATACAGAAGCAATTAAATAAACCATAGGCATAAAACTAAAACATGTTATTATTGGCAAAAAATCACCATTAGGTCTctgatctttaatttttttttgtttattaagccaataatttttttatttggatatattaaacccgtgatcatttattttttatcttattAAGCCATTGcttaccaaattagtaagttatgaaCATTCAATTCTATCAAAAAGATGTTATTAATTTcatttgtatttgaaattatataaatttttacagtttgaattaaagtttttacCATTATCCTATAGGcacattacacatccaaaactgtttttttaatgataatgctaatatttcattaaataagAAGATTGATAGTACAACAAGAAAGCAGTAAGGTACAACACCTCACATAAGTATAGGCTATGCATAATACATGATCCACTAAGGCAATAACATGACtacaaaaatcagaaaaaaccataaaaggtacCACTAGCATAAATAACAACAGATAAGTCATATATTTCTTGAAACTCCAAGTTCGCAGAAAAGCATTTGTAGTCAATCTCCAACATTAGAACCATTCTGAACCTTCGGATCTGAGTCCCTTCTTTCGTAATCCCGTAGATCTAGTGGtctacggataagatctaccttttccgctcttgctaaaacaGAAAAGGTTACAAATGAAAAGATTACGAACAACAGATGCAGTTCAAACAGGGTTAGAGATccgaaaaatatatgaaatccaACTAATTAAAAACTATCAAAACAAAATTAGGAAAGCATAAAAAGgggggaggaggaagaaggaagacaagcttccttcttTCTCCTCAACGGTTTAAGGAACAGGTGAAGGAAGAACGAAAAGGTTTGTAAAGAAAGGGgatgaaaaggaaaaagaaaaatggagAGGGCAGGAAAGGAGGGGGTGGCGCAAAGAAAggggatgaaaaagaaaaatgggggggggggggggtcttGAGGAGACCTAGAGAGAAGACAGAGCTTCTCTCACAttccaaaactgctttcaaacagtgaaaaaatacaaattttgaatATAGATGCAATGAATAATAGTCTCATGATTCcgacttttatttttcatttatctTTGGCATCCgtaatattttcaagaaaatcgTATGTTTtacaatctaataattaataaaaatacaatctaataattattaataaaaatacaatctaataattacaattaatgacataaatgtgttatataaattaaatattattatttgattttcacatttactttaaataatatttttatagataaatataataataaaataaaaactaatatattatatattatattatattttttatcagtaaaaaaggaggaagtgacacctcagttccatcgttactgttttatattatatatagatatgtagagaattagagagattttagggattaatttaaattatgtagtactcttagatatatgggataaaataatctttttatagataaatatatataataaaattaaaattaatatattaaattttttatcactaaaaaaggaggaagtgacacctcagttccatcgttactgttttatattatatagatatatgggataaaataatctttttatagataaatatatataataaaattaaaattaatatattaaattttttatcactaaaaaaggaggaagtgacacctcagttccatcgttactgttttatattatatatagatgtgtagagaattagagagattttagggattaatttaaattctgtagaactcttagatatagtacggataaaataatatttttatagataaatatatataataaaattaaaattaatatattaaattttttatcactaaaaaaggaggaagtgacacctcagttccatcgttactgttttatattatatatagatgtgtagagaattagagagattttaaggattaatttaaattttgtagaacttttagatatagtacggatacaataattttttttatagataaatatatataataaaattaaaattaatatattaaattttttatcactaaaaaaggaggaagtgacacctcagttctatcgttactgttttatattatatatagatgtatagagaattagagagattttggggattaatttaaattctgtagaactcttagatatagtacggataaaataatcttttttttttttttggtaagaagggaagaaaaaaaaa includes these proteins:
- the LOC136209247 gene encoding protein PLANT CADMIUM RESISTANCE 2-like: MSDEWSSGLCSCCSDCNSCCLALWCPCISVGRIAEIADQGKTSCAFAGTIYLLLAMLVPGGVASLYSCMFRSKLRKEYKLKGNSCSDCAAHYFCGLCALSQDYRELQFRGFDLSAGWEGNMAKGNRGTSKAPLPESMTR